In Bogoriella caseilytica, the genomic window AGTCATGCTGGCCCTCGCCGCCGTCGACTGCGCCGCTACGACGCCGAGGGGACCTAGATCCAACCGTGCCGCCGAGCGACCCGCACCGCCTCATGCCGATTCTGCGCTCCGAGCTTGGCGGCGGCCGCGGAGAGGTAGTTGCGCACCGTGCCGGGGCTCAGATGCGCACGAGCAGCGATCTCCTCGGCCGAAGCACCATCGGCAGCCAACTCCAGCACGTCCGACTCCCGGGGCGTGAGCGGAGAGTCCCCCGCGCTGATGGCCTCGGCAGCGAGGTCGGGGTCAACGTAGCGGCCGTCGTCGTGCACCTGCCGTACTGCCGCCGCCAGGGCATGGGACGAGACGGTCTTGGGCAAGAACCCGCTGATACCGCTGGACAGGGCCTTCTTCAGATAGCCGGGCCGTCCGTGGCTGGTCACGATCATGGTGCGGCAGCCCTCGATCTCCGCATGGATCCGTATGGCGGTCTCGATGCCGTCGCCGTCCGGCATCTGCAGGTCGAGCACCGCCACGTCCGGGCGATGATGGCGGGCCTGGATCACGGCCTCCTCACCGGAGGCGGCCGTGGCGACGACGTCGAGGTCCTCCTCCAAGGAGAGCAGCCCGGCGAGCGCATCGCGGATGAGGCCCTCGTCGTCGGCAAGCAGGATGCGGATCATGAGGGCCCTCTTTCGATGGTGGAGGTATTGGCCTCGGTCACGGGCAACACTGCGCTCAGGGTGTACCACTCGCCATCGAGTGTGGTTTCCAGATCACCGCCCAGGGGCGCCAGGCGCTCGCGCAGGCCGGCCAGACCTGATCCACCCCGAGCCCGCGGCGCCCGGCCGACGCCGTCGTTGCGGACCTCCAGGCGCGCCGATCCGGGCGGGTTCACGCGCAACTCAATGGTGCAGTGGGCGGCCGCGGCGTGCCGCACCACGTTGGTCACCGACTCCCGGACGACCCAGGCCAAGGCCTCCTGCACACCCTGAGGCAGCCCGGCGCCGTCCTCGGCACCGATGATCTCGACCGCGGTCCCGGCGGAACGCAGCACGGAACGTGCGCCTTCGATCTCACCCCCGAGGTCGGCCACGCGATAGCCCGCCACCACGCCGCGCACCTCCTTCAGCGTCTCCTGCGCCAGATCGCGGACTTCACCCATCTGCTCCAGGGCCCCCTCCTGACCGCGGGCGGCCAGGGCGGAGGCCAGCTCGCTCTTCACGGCGACCGCGGACAGGGCGCGGCCGACGACATCATGCAGATCGCGGGAGAAGCGCAGCCGCTCCTCGGCGACGGCGAGCCTGGCGTGGGCGGTGCGCGTCCGGTCCAGTTCCCAGACGACGGCAAGCAGCCAGACCGAGAAGCGATAGCTCGCCACGATGGCGATCGTCGCGACCCCCACCGAGATGAAGGCTGGGAGTGGCTGGAGGTACCGGAGGTCCGCATCCGGGGCGTCCGGCGCCATGGACCACGCCACCACCGCGACCCCGGCGGCGCCGAGGGCGGAAAGTAGGACCAGGACCCGCATCGGCAGTGCCGTGCCGAGAGCCATCAGGCAGACCGCGAAGGCGAGCGCCACACCACCGGCGCGCCCACCCAGTCCGGATCCTGCCTCGAGTCCCAGGGCGAGCGCGGCGACGAGGAGGGCCAGCGCTCCATTGAGCATCAGCACGGTGGGCGAGACCATCACGTCCTCCCGCAGCCGCCGGATGGCCCGCGAGCTGGTCCATGCCCCGAATCCCGCCTGGGCCAGGGCTGCGGCCAGGTAGGCCGAGGCCCATGGCAGGTGTTCCCCTTCGAAGCCGTTCACGGAGGAGATCACCGTGAGGGCCACGATGGGCACCACCACGAAACTGCCCACGAGGGACCACGCGGTGTAGGCCTCGACCCGCTCCGGGTCGGTTCGATGGCGCATGAAGGTGATCACAGCTCCCGAGTCTCGCATCAGGCGCCCGAGATGTCCGGACCGATCCAGCGCAGGATGACCTCACCGAAGAGACCGAAGGCCACGCCCCACAGCAGGATGGAGATCGCCTGCCAGAGCAGCACCTGGTTGCGCTTCGCTCCGATCGCCACCAGGACTGCTGCAGTGATCTGGCTGGGCAGCGTCAGGGGTCCGAGGAGGCACGCACCGGGGACGCCGTAGCGTTCGGCGGCCCTGAGCACGCGGCGGCGCACCCAGGTGTCCTTCTTTTCCTTCTCCCGCCGATTCCTCGTCGCCGCAGTGCGGAGAGCGGAGAGCAGCATCACCAGACCCAGCGTGGCGATCAGATTACCGATGACCGCGGAGGGGATGGCCATGGCGGGATGGACGCCGAAGAAGGTTCCGAAGAAGGAACCGTTGTATGACTCGATACCCGGGATGGCGCCGCCGAGCACGAGGAGCAGGATCTGCATCCACCACTCGGCGCCGCCGAGTTGCCCGGCCAGCCAGATCAGTGCGTCGGTGACGCCGAGGTCGTAGAAGAAATCGGAGAGCATCGCAGGCTCCTTCGGGGTCGGCCCCGGGCCGGGGCGGCGAGAACTGGATGTCTCCAGCCTCTCCCCGGAATCCGACCCGGCCCCATGCGCCCGCTCACTGCTCCGGCTGCGGTGCGCATGCCGTGACCATGACAGGTGTCATGGGTGAGCGGGTAGCAGCCACCGCCGAGCCGCTAGTTCGTCAGCGCTGCGCGCGCGCTGAGCGCCTCGAGCTTGCCCTGGAAGTCCTCGTAGCCGCGATTGATGATCGAGATGCCGTGCACCCGCGAGGTGCCCTCGGCGGCCAGCGCGGCGATCAGGTGAGAGAAGCCGCCGCGCAGATCCGGCACGACGATGTCGGCAGCGCGCAGCGGTGTCCGGCCGGACACCACGGCAGAGTGCAGGAAGTTCCGGCGCCCGAACCGGCAGTCCAACCCGCCCAGGCACTCACGGTAGACCTGGATGGTGGCGCCCATGCCCCGCAACGCCTCGGTGAATCCGAAGCGATTCTCGTAGACCGTCTCGTGCACGATCGACAATCCCTTGGCCTGGGTCAGGGCCACGACCAAGGGCTGCTGCCAGTCGGTCATGAATCCAGGGTGGACGTCGGTCTCCAACACGATGGACTGCAGGTCGCCGCCGGGGTGCCAGAAACGAATGCCGTCATCGCGGATGTCGAAGGCTCCACCCACCTTGCGGAAGGTGTTCAGGAAGGTCATCATCTCGGGCTGGGTCGCACCACGCACGAAGACGTCACCGCCGGTGACCAAGGCGGCACTCGCCCAGGAGCCCGCCTCGATGCGGTCGGCGAGTGAGGTGTGGCGGTAGCCCTCCAGACGATCCACACCCTCGATCCGGATGGTGCGGTCGGTGTCCACCGAGATGATCGCGCCCATCTTCTGCAGCACCGCGATGAGATCAGTGATCTCCGGCTCGATGGCCGCGTTGCGCAGTTCGGTGACTCCTCGCGCACGCACCGCCGAGAGCAGCGTCTGCTCCGTGGCGCCCACGGACGGGTACGGCAACTCGATCTTGGTGCCGGTGAGCCCAGCCGGGGCCTTGATGTGGATACCGCCGGCAGTCTTGTCCACGACGGCGCCGAAGCGGCGCAGGATGTCGAGGTGGTAGTCGATCGGCCGGTCGCCGATCCGGCAACCGCCGAGGTCGGGGATGAAGGCCTCCCCCAGCCGGTGCAGCAACGGCCCGCAGAAGAGGATCGGGATGCGCGAGGAGCCGGCGTAGGCGTCGATGTCGGCCACGTGCGCGGACTCGACGTCGGAGGGGTCCAGATGCAGCACGCCGGAAGCACGCTCATGGTCCACGGTCACTCCATGTAGACGGAGGAGGTCGGCGACCACATCGACATCGCGGATCACCGGGACGTTGGACAGCTCCGAGGCGGTCTCGCCGAGCAGGGAAGCGACCATGGCCTTGGAGACGAAGTTCTTCGCGCCCCGGACCGTGATCTCGCCGGTCAGCGGCGTGCCGCCCTCGACGGTCAGAAACTCGCTCATGTCCACCTCACCGACCCCATCGCGGGCCTCCTGCGGCGCCGCATGGTCACGGCGCCGTTTCAGGATAGGCGGGACAGGCAGATCGAGCGGGACGCCGCCCCGTGCCGGTGGGAGGGCTCACAAGGCCGTGGACTAGGTCACGGGGACCTTCCATGAAATCATTGAGGTGGGAGCCAGAGCCTGATGATTCACGTCTCTGAGAGGGGCGCACTAGTGAGCACCACGACCCGAGCCATGGCGAGGCCCCCAGCGGCCGCCACGCCCACCACGACAGCCAGCGAAGAGGTTGACGCCCTCGTCCAGCGCGGCCTGGCGGCCCTGTCCGCGTATGCCTCCTTCGATCAGGAGAGTATCGACCACATCGTCAAGAAGGCGTCGGTCGCCGCCCTGCACGAACACGGCAACTTGGCGCTCCTGGCCGTGGAGGAGACCGGCCGCGGGGTCTTCGAGGACAAGACCACGAAGAACATCTTCGCCTGCGAGCACGTCACCCATTCGATGGCCGGCATGAAGACCGTCGGTGTCATCAGCCGTGATGAGCTCCGCGGCATCGTCGAAGTCGCAGACCCGGTGGGCGTCGTCGCGGGCGTCACCCCCGTCACCAACCCGACGTCCACCACGATCTTCAAGGCGCTGATCGCTCTGAAGACCCGCAACCCCATCGTCTTCGGCTTCCACCCTCACGCACAGCAGTGCTCGGTGGCGGCAGCCCGGATCGTGCGTGACGCTGCCGTGGCCTCAGGGGCGCCGGAGGACTGCATCCAGTGGATCGAACACCCCTCGGTGGAGGCCACCGCCGAGCTGATGAACCACCCCGGGGTCTCGATGGTGCTCGCCACGGGCGGCGCCGGCATGGTCCGAGCCGCGTACTCCACCGGCAAGCCGGCGCTGGGCGTCGGCGCCGGGAACGTGCCTGCCTACGTGGAGAAGTCAGCGAAGCTCGGCCAGGCTGTGAACGACATCGTGCTCTCCAAGGGATTCGACAACGGCATGGTCTGCGCCTCGGAGCAGGCGGTGATCATCGACAACGAGATCTACGACGAAACCTTGGCGGAGTTCGCCAAGATGCACGCCTACCTGGTCACCCCGGAGGAGAAGGCGAAGCTCGAGCAGCTGATCTTCGGCGCCACCGCGACCTCGGAGAACTGCGCCAACGCCAAGCTCAACGCAGGCGTGGTGGGTCAATCAGCTCAGTGGATCGCGGAACAGGCCGGATTCTCCATCCCGGACGACACCTCCATCCTGCTGGCTGAGATCTCCGGCGTGGGACCCCAGGAGCCACTCAGCCGCGAGAAGCTCACCCCGGTGCTGGCGGTGCTGCGCTCGAAGTCCACCGAGCACGGCATCCGGCTGGCGGAAAAGATGGTGGAGTTCGATGGTCTCGGTCACTCGGCGGCCATCCACACCCAGGACAAAGATCTGACCGAGCGCTTCGGGAACGCCGTCAAAGCCGTCAGGGTGCTGTGGAACCAGCCCGCTGCCCTCGGCGGCATCGGCGACATCTACAACGCCCTGATCCCCTCGCTCACGCTGGGATGCGGCTCCTACGGCCACAACTCGGTCTCCAACAACGTCTCGGCACTCAACCTCATCAACGTCAAGCGGATCGCGAGGCGGAACAACAACATGCAGTGGTTCAAGGTTCCCGCCAAGACGTATTTCGAGCCGAACGCCATCCAGTACCTGGCTGATATGAACGGCGTGGACCGGGTGACGGTCGTGACCGACCGCGTCATGAGCCAGCTCGGCATCGTCGACAAGGTGCTCGACGTCCTCCACCGCCGCGAGCAGAAAGTGGCCGTCCAGATCATCGACACGGTCGAACCCGAGCCGAGCGTGGAAACGGTCGAGCGCGGGGCCGACCTGATGCGTGATCACCGCCCGGACACCATCATCGCCATCGGCGGCGGCTCCCCCATGGACGCCGCCAAGGTCATGTGGTTGAAGTACGAGCACCCAGAACTCGACTTCGCCGACCTGCGCGAGAAGTTCTTCGACGTCCGCAAGCGCGCCTTCCAGTACCCCATGCTGGGCAAGCTGGCCCAGCTGGTCTGCATCCCGACGTCCTCGGGCACCGGCGCCGAGGTCACACCGTTCGCGGTGATCTCCGACCACGCCACCGGATTCAAGTACCCGCTAGCCGACTATGCCCTCACGCCCACGGTGGCCATCATCGACCCGATGCTCACCGCCTCGATGCCGGCAAACCTCGCCGCGGACTCCGGCATGGACGCCCTCACCCACGCCACCGAGGCCTACGTGAGCGTCTATGCCAACGACTTCACCGACGGCATGGCCCTGCACGCGATCAAGCTGGTCTTCGAGAACATCGAGCAGTCCGTCAACGGCGTGGGCGACGTCACCAAGGCGCGCGAGAAAATGCACAACGCCGCCACGATCGCCGGCATGGCGTTCGGGAACGCCTTCCTCGGCATCGTCCACGCGATGTCGCACACGGTCGGGGCCACCTTCAAACTGGTGCACGGCCGAACGAATGCGATGCTCCTGCCTTACGCCATCCGCTACAACGGGCAGGTCTCCGGCAAGGTGACCGGCTGGCCGAAGGCGGAACGCTACATCGCCCCGGAGCGCTTCCAGGAGATCGCGAAGCACCTGGGCCTGCCCGCCTCCACACCGGAGGAGGGCGTCGAGTCCTACGCTCGGGCGGTGCGCGACCTCGCCGACCGGATCGGCGTCGAGAGCTCCTTCGCCGCCCAGGGCGTACCGGAGAAGGCCTACATCGGTGACTTGGACACCCTCGCCATGCGCGCTTACGAAGACCAGTGCGCTCCGGCCAACCCCCGGCTGCCCATGCTCCAGGATATGAAGGACATCATGGTGGCCGCGTACTACGACATCTCCCAGGAGGAGGTGGCCAAGCAGCGCAAGGCGGGCGTGGCGTACGTGGACATGAACCCGACGCGTCAGGCCGCTGCGAAGCCGAAGCAGAAGGCTTCCACGGCCAGCTGAGCGACCAGATGCCCAGGCCCCCCTTGCCGCGGCGCGGCAAGGGGGGCCTGGGTTCTCGCTGCCGAGCGCTCAGCTCAGCGGCACATCGGCATTCGCGGGCAAGCCTTCGCCCGTGCCGAGGCCGGCCGGGCGCGCCGCCATGATGTGCACCGGGGGCAGGTGCTTCGCGGGCAGCGTGGTCGGCCGCCATCCAGCACGGCTCGCCTCGAAGGAGGTGATGTGCTCCTCCTGCTGCAGGGTCAGGCTGATGTCGTCCAGGCCTTCCATCAGGCGCCAGCGAGTGTAGTCGTCAATCTCGAAGGTGCAGTGCACATCGCCGGCCACCACCGTCTTGTGCTCGAGATCCACGGTGATCTGCGTGCCCGGTTCGGATTCGAGCACCTTCCACAGCATCTCGGCGTCCTCCTGGGAGACGACACCGGCCACCAGGCCTTCCTTACCGGCGTTGCCGCGGAAGATGTCGGCGAACTTCGGGGAGAGCACCACCCGGAAGCCGTAGTCCTTCAGAGCCCACACCGCGTGCTGACGCGAGGAGCCGGTGCCGAAGTCCGGGCCGGCCACAAGCACCGAACCCTGGCTGTAGGCGGGCTGGTTCAGGACGAAGCCGTCGTTGCCTCGCCAGGCGGCGAAGAGCGCATCCTCGAAGCCGGTCCGTGTGACGCGCTTGAGGTAGACGGCCGGGATGATCTGGTCGGTGTCCACGTTCGACTGCCGCAGCGGCACGCCGATGCCCGTGTGCGTGATGACCTTTTCCATGTCGGTTCTCCTTCTCAGCCGGCGCTCAGACCATGGCCGGCTCGCGCACCGGCTCCAGGTCAGTCGGGGTGGACAGGGTGCCGCGTACCGCCGTGGCGGCCGCGACCAGTGGCGAGA contains:
- a CDS encoding response regulator transcription factor; its protein translation is MIRILLADDEGLIRDALAGLLSLEEDLDVVATAASGEEAVIQARHHRPDVAVLDLQMPDGDGIETAIRIHAEIEGCRTMIVTSHGRPGYLKKALSSGISGFLPKTVSSHALAAAVRQVHDDGRYVDPDLAAEAISAGDSPLTPRESDVLELAADGASAEEIAARAHLSPGTVRNYLSAAAAKLGAQNRHEAVRVARRHGWI
- the leuD gene encoding 3-isopropylmalate dehydratase small subunit, encoding MEKVITHTGIGVPLRQSNVDTDQIIPAVYLKRVTRTGFEDALFAAWRGNDGFVLNQPAYSQGSVLVAGPDFGTGSSRQHAVWALKDYGFRVVLSPKFADIFRGNAGKEGLVAGVVSQEDAEMLWKVLESEPGTQITVDLEHKTVVAGDVHCTFEIDDYTRWRLMEGLDDISLTLQQEEHITSFEASRAGWRPTTLPAKHLPPVHIMAARPAGLGTGEGLPANADVPLS
- the adhE gene encoding bifunctional acetaldehyde-CoA/alcohol dehydrogenase, which translates into the protein MARPPAAATPTTTASEEVDALVQRGLAALSAYASFDQESIDHIVKKASVAALHEHGNLALLAVEETGRGVFEDKTTKNIFACEHVTHSMAGMKTVGVISRDELRGIVEVADPVGVVAGVTPVTNPTSTTIFKALIALKTRNPIVFGFHPHAQQCSVAAARIVRDAAVASGAPEDCIQWIEHPSVEATAELMNHPGVSMVLATGGAGMVRAAYSTGKPALGVGAGNVPAYVEKSAKLGQAVNDIVLSKGFDNGMVCASEQAVIIDNEIYDETLAEFAKMHAYLVTPEEKAKLEQLIFGATATSENCANAKLNAGVVGQSAQWIAEQAGFSIPDDTSILLAEISGVGPQEPLSREKLTPVLAVLRSKSTEHGIRLAEKMVEFDGLGHSAAIHTQDKDLTERFGNAVKAVRVLWNQPAALGGIGDIYNALIPSLTLGCGSYGHNSVSNNVSALNLINVKRIARRNNNMQWFKVPAKTYFEPNAIQYLADMNGVDRVTVVTDRVMSQLGIVDKVLDVLHRREQKVAVQIIDTVEPEPSVETVERGADLMRDHRPDTIIAIGGGSPMDAAKVMWLKYEHPELDFADLREKFFDVRKRAFQYPMLGKLAQLVCIPTSSGTGAEVTPFAVISDHATGFKYPLADYALTPTVAIIDPMLTASMPANLAADSGMDALTHATEAYVSVYANDFTDGMALHAIKLVFENIEQSVNGVGDVTKAREKMHNAATIAGMAFGNAFLGIVHAMSHTVGATFKLVHGRTNAMLLPYAIRYNGQVSGKVTGWPKAERYIAPERFQEIAKHLGLPASTPEEGVESYARAVRDLADRIGVESSFAAQGVPEKAYIGDLDTLAMRAYEDQCAPANPRLPMLQDMKDIMVAAYYDISQEEVAKQRKAGVAYVDMNPTRQAAAKPKQKASTAS
- the murA gene encoding UDP-N-acetylglucosamine 1-carboxyvinyltransferase, coding for MSEFLTVEGGTPLTGEITVRGAKNFVSKAMVASLLGETASELSNVPVIRDVDVVADLLRLHGVTVDHERASGVLHLDPSDVESAHVADIDAYAGSSRIPILFCGPLLHRLGEAFIPDLGGCRIGDRPIDYHLDILRRFGAVVDKTAGGIHIKAPAGLTGTKIELPYPSVGATEQTLLSAVRARGVTELRNAAIEPEITDLIAVLQKMGAIISVDTDRTIRIEGVDRLEGYRHTSLADRIEAGSWASAALVTGGDVFVRGATQPEMMTFLNTFRKVGGAFDIRDDGIRFWHPGGDLQSIVLETDVHPGFMTDWQQPLVVALTQAKGLSIVHETVYENRFGFTEALRGMGATIQVYRECLGGLDCRFGRRNFLHSAVVSGRTPLRAADIVVPDLRGGFSHLIAALAAEGTSRVHGISIINRGYEDFQGKLEALSARAALTN
- a CDS encoding sensor histidine kinase — its product is MITFMRHRTDPERVEAYTAWSLVGSFVVVPIVALTVISSVNGFEGEHLPWASAYLAAALAQAGFGAWTSSRAIRRLREDVMVSPTVLMLNGALALLVAALALGLEAGSGLGGRAGGVALAFAVCLMALGTALPMRVLVLLSALGAAGVAVVAWSMAPDAPDADLRYLQPLPAFISVGVATIAIVASYRFSVWLLAVVWELDRTRTAHARLAVAEERLRFSRDLHDVVGRALSAVAVKSELASALAARGQEGALEQMGEVRDLAQETLKEVRGVVAGYRVADLGGEIEGARSVLRSAGTAVEIIGAEDGAGLPQGVQEALAWVVRESVTNVVRHAAAAHCTIELRVNPPGSARLEVRNDGVGRAPRARGGSGLAGLRERLAPLGGDLETTLDGEWYTLSAVLPVTEANTSTIERGPS